A segment of the Aureliella helgolandensis genome:
CAAGCGGCGTTGGCAGAAGGGATCGAATCGAACTCTCTGCCTGAATTGCAGCAAGCGGGATTCCTGCCAGGCATGGTGGGACCACGGGCTGACGGCGCACAAACGATCCGCTTGGGGGACAAATGGGTTGATTCGCTGCGTGGCGCGCGTGGCAGTTTCTTGCCGATCGCCGACGTTCCCTTGCATGGTGTGACTGCCGAAGAGGCCCGCTCCTACGAAAGACTCGTCGACTTCTACCAGCAGCAGTGGAAACACATGGATCCCATGTTGCTGGGCTTGCGACGCTTCAAAGATCCAGCAACACCCTACGAGACAGTCGCTTTCGAAGGCTACGTAGCACCCTTCGATGCCCAGAAATATGGCTGGGTCGCTCAGCAGCTTGGGCCGCCCACCCCCATCGAGATCCAGTTGCCCCGAGACGACGTGGCTTCGGTACAAGTCCACGTACGCGGAGATGCCGGGTTGGCTCAAGCCGCAGAGGACTATCATTTGTTTGCTGGGCTCAAAGACATGCTGCCCCCAGATCCCGAAGATGTGCAGGGCTTGATCAAAACCGTAATGGCCCTCCGCGCCGCCCCTGCCTACATCGGCGCATGGCCCAAGCCGGGTTTGATCGATCGCATCCCGCTCGCAGGTGCCCTGGCCCGTCCCGACTACGCCGGTTTTTCGCGCATGATTGGCGGATTGTGGCGTTGGCAAGACGGTCAATTTAGCTTGCTGTCCTTCAACCAATCCATTTTGGCTGGCGCGATTCCGCAACTGGCTGTCATGGAAGCGACCGACGTGGCCCAGGCGCGACTTCACATTGCCAACCTTCAGGGAACGCAGATTTCCCAATGGGTCAATAAGAAGTGGTTTTCGCGCGGTTGGGCATCTTCGAAGGGCAATACTTTGCTGTTGGACGAGCTGCACACGCAGCTGAAGGTTCCGCAGGAAGATTGTTTAAGCGTGGCCGAACGCCTGCTGGACGTCAAACTGCAATGCCCCTTGGGAGGCACCTATGGCTATATCCCGGTGGGCAACGGGCAAGGCTGGTGGGAGAGCTCTGCATGGCAAGAAAGTGGACTCGACGATAGGGGCCGTCCCTCGCCACCGCCTGGCTATTCCGCGCCTTGGATCGAGTGGTTCCGCGGCTGCAAATTGCATGTCACGCAACAACCGGACAGCCTAGCCGTAGTGGGCACGATTCAATTGGAAATGCCACCGCTCCCGAGCACTCCAGCGACGGACGAAACGCCCACGATGCTCCCTCCCATGAATTTTGATATCTTCCAACTTCCCATGCAACTGTTTGGTGGAGGCAAGACCGAATCGGAGGCTAAGCCCGAGAAGCGTTCGTTCTAGTTGCAGGCGGTCCTTGAACGGAGAATCGCTACCGGCAGACAGGTTGGAAGCTAAAGCAGCGGGAAACGCTAGCGGTAGGTTGATTGCATTGCATTTTGAGTCTAACTGCGATGGTCGCGTCACTATTGCTTCCGTGGTAACGACTACCGTTTCTTGCTCACTGGGCTGTCGATATAGTTGGCCGCCGCGCGAGCAAGGCAGGGTGTTGCCGCTGCAAGGAAATTAAGGACGCTACCTCCGCGTTCAAATTCCAATTGCTATTAAATCAACAGCCCGTCAGCAGGAGTGTTGCGGTACGGGATAAGCCGCCGTGCTGGTTTGGCAACTTGGTGAGCGATCAATTCCGCATGCGAACGGCCTTTTGTGACGCACCGTTCTGATGGAGCGTCACGGCATAGGCGGGGCCTGTGGCTCGAAGACTAAATTCCAGCTGAGCATCGACACCACGGTACGACCATTTCGTGGGGGAGTCTGGGAAGACCTCCTGTGTCGGTTGGTTCGTGATGCCAACCATTACGTGCCCATCTTTGACACTGACGTCAAAAATAAAGTTGGGCGTCAGTTGATAGCGTCCTACCAGACGATCCGGAGTGACTTCCTGGCCCCCAGCTCGCTTGGTTGCCAGTTCTTTCATGAGATACGCCATCAATTCGTCACAGGCTGGAAAAGCCTGGGGCTCTCCTGAGTTCGTACAGACGACAGCGGCGAAATTCGATTCGGGCAAAACCCAGATCACCGCGAACGCGTTGGTGTTGGACCCCGCGTGAGTCAGTGCGGGACCGAGTGCGGTATCTGAACAAATCCAACCGCAACCATACTTACAACCAGGAAGCGTATAGTCGACTATTGGTTGGTGGAGTTGGTCAAACGCACCTTGCGAGCGGAGTACTGGCGAAGGACTTCCCACCAAATGCCAGCGTGCGTACTTGGCGTAATCTTCGATCGACATGTGCACCGTTCCCGCCGCTGCGTAGACCGACGGGTTTTCCGCACCTGCTAATCTGGGATCCATGGGCGCACCACCTTCTGCCCGATGGCCCCATAACAAAGGTGGCTTGAGCTGCTCCGCTAGTTTCAGCGTCCGAAAGTCCGCCGAAGGCATCTCCAGCGGTTCAAAAACATGTTTCGCCATCAGGGTTTCGAACGGTTCCTGCGCTCGCGTTTCCAACATGGCAGAAGCGACAGCATATCCCAGATTCGAATAGACAAACGTCCCCCGTGCCTGCGTCGGTGGTTTGGAAAGAAACAGCGTCAGCATGCGGCGCCGTTCCAATACTGGGGATTGGCTTTCTTCGAAAAACTTTGCCCATGCCTGGCTTGAAATCTCCGAAATATCTCCCGGCAACCCACTTTGATGCGACAGAAGTTCCTCAAGCGTTACATCACGCAGTTTGGGGTGGATAAATTCATCGGTAGCCTTGGGCCAAACCTCTCCAATGGTTGTCTCCCAGTTGATCTTGCCGCTGTCTACCAAGACGGCGGACACGGTCGCCGTCATGGACTTCGTGCATGAACCAAGGGGAAACCGATCGGAGAGCTCCACTTGGTCCGATGTCCCCCGTTTGCGAACTCCGAAACACTGGGAGGCCACCAACCCCTTGCCATCCACGACAGCCACGCTCATCGCGGGTACGTCATGCTTGCGGCAGATCTCTGCAAGTTTAGCAGACAGCGCCTGCTGCGTCGGAGCGTCCGCGGCCAACACGGAAGGAAAGCATGCCGCCAGAAGCGACGATCCAACCACAATTGATACAACAATTTGCCAACAACGTCCCATCGGCAATCTCCGATCCTAAAGTAAATTTTTTGGTTGAGTGGCGTGGAACCGTGTTCGCACCGCAGGCAGCAGCGAGGCTGTAAACCATATGCTGGAGCGTCACCGTGGGGTGAAACTCGTCCAGCACTAACGAAAGAGGACAGGCAAGCAGGCTGGCAGCCCAACGGTATTGGTAACACGAAAGCACTTTGCCTTACACGGAATGACGCCAGCCCAGCACGATTTCCGTTCCGAACGAGAGTCCGTACTCACCACACTGTGTTAGGACCGACTTGAGCAAAGCAGCCATCGGTGTCCTCTGAACTCAAAAGACCGTTGCCTATTCACGCTCAGACTGGAAGAGCACGAGGCGGCGAATTGCCCCTGCCCATCCATTTCCAGTCGCAAATAATTCTTGGGCATCCCAACGCAAGGCGTGCCCAAGGGCCGTGCACGCTGCCGCATTCCCGCTACGCGACGGTCAGGGGAAATCAAACGGCTGGGGAAATCAAACGGCTGGGGAAATCAAACGGCTGGGGAAATCAAAACCTGGCGACTCAGTCTAAGGAAAGGTCTTCCCGATCAATGGTCTATGGTCGACGCCTTGAGCTTCCGATTCGTTCAGTCCGATCTTGGCTGCCAAAGCTAATTCAATTGGATAGTTTGGCTTGCACTTCCGACACGAGCATCTCGTACCACAATTTCCTGCGGAGAGTCCTTACCCGCTTTAATATGAAAGGCTCTGCCCTGAGGAGCTCCTGGAACGAAGGACTTTCCGGTGACTCGAACCGTATACAAGATCTCGCCACTCTCGGAATCGACAAGTTGCACGACCGGGGAATCGACATTAAACGTCAACTCGCCCAATTTGCCCCAAGACGGCGGACTGTAGTTATCAAATTGGGAGATGGTACGTGGCCAGCCTGGGTACTGCTTAGCGGTCGGATCGGTCACATCCACGTTTCGCGGCCAGCATTCCATGGTAATCTGACGCGTCTTGGTGTTCAAACGCACGATGCCAAATCCCGCGGCGCGGGTATTCAGTAGTTTTCCAGCGGGGCGTTTCTCTGGATTTGCGGCTGCGTAATTGGTGACTTTATTGCCAAAGCCGTCGAGGAGATCGCCCGTGTATGCGGGGCTCCCAGGCTCACGATTAAGCCCCGGCTCGAGCGGTTCCCACCAACGCAGATAAAGATTTGCGATCGAAGGAACGCAAAACGACCAGATTGCGTCACGGTGCTCGTCCACGCCGTGATGAAAGATGGTTGCCAAGTGTTGATCGCCTGCGTAATGAAACGCAAATGCTTTGCGAAGTACCTGCAACGCACGATTCCGGCCGGTTTGAGGCCAGCCATTGGAATCCATATCGGCATGCAATCGACCGTTGGCGTCGCCGTGAATGTGCGCACCACCACAGAAGATAGTTTGTGAAAGTGCAACTTTCATCTTGGCATTATGCCAGTCTTGAGCCCAGTCATCGAGAAAATCGAGTTGCCGCTGACCAAGCAGAATGGCACCGTCCACATCGACACTCGCAGGATTGTATTCTGGGTTGCGAATATGATCCGGACGTGGTCCCTGCTTG
Coding sequences within it:
- a CDS encoding alkaline phosphatase D family protein, whose product is MTLRTLQIHALCCLGLILVGTPVLAQQNAQRRPKRAVLTIPEVARSEVICFALYTVHDKTLKLTAQLYPLEASDSRTVRLEVQRDGQWVEVARTTVIEPGWTAPFRVENWNDAEAAAYRVLHGTEAMYEGVIRKNPIDKDEIVVAGFTGNSIQPAHGGDISRQDLIDNVQRVDADVLFFSGDQVYDHNLHYAAWLKFGRDFGAIIKDRPTLCLPDDHDVGQPNLWGESGKISTLSGNADGGYRQPGVYVQEVERAQTSHFPDPVDPRKVGQGIGVYFTNLNWGNIDFAILEDRKFKTGPAGRVPKQGPRPDHIRNPEYNPASVDVDGAILLGQRQLDFLDDWAQDWHNAKMKVALSQTIFCGGAHIHGDANGRLHADMDSNGWPQTGRNRALQVLRKAFAFHYAGDQHLATIFHHGVDEHRDAIWSFCVPSIANLYLRWWEPLEPGLNREPGSPAYTGDLLDGFGNKVTNYAAANPEKRPAGKLLNTRAAGFGIVRLNTKTRQITMECWPRNVDVTDPTAKQYPGWPRTISQFDNYSPPSWGKLGELTFNVDSPVVQLVDSESGEILYTVRVTGKSFVPGAPQGRAFHIKAGKDSPQEIVVRDARVGSASQTIQLN
- a CDS encoding serine hydrolase; its protein translation is MGRCWQIVVSIVVGSSLLAACFPSVLAADAPTQQALSAKLAEICRKHDVPAMSVAVVDGKGLVASQCFGVRKRGTSDQVELSDRFPLGSCTKSMTATVSAVLVDSGKINWETTIGEVWPKATDEFIHPKLRDVTLEELLSHQSGLPGDISEISSQAWAKFFEESQSPVLERRRMLTLFLSKPPTQARGTFVYSNLGYAVASAMLETRAQEPFETLMAKHVFEPLEMPSADFRTLKLAEQLKPPLLWGHRAEGGAPMDPRLAGAENPSVYAAAGTVHMSIEDYAKYARWHLVGSPSPVLRSQGAFDQLHQPIVDYTLPGCKYGCGWICSDTALGPALTHAGSNTNAFAVIWVLPESNFAAVVCTNSGEPQAFPACDELMAYLMKELATKRAGGQEVTPDRLVGRYQLTPNFIFDVSVKDGHVMVGITNQPTQEVFPDSPTKWSYRGVDAQLEFSLRATGPAYAVTLHQNGASQKAVRMRN